One Prosthecochloris marina DNA segment encodes these proteins:
- a CDS encoding DsrE/DsrF/DrsH-like family protein — GNEGFQNINWQIPKIITGNVPGFDTLATSLMKETFKNKGVATIEELRELCIDCGVKFIACQMTMDVFGFSKEDFIDGVEFAGAAMFLEYAADADIQLFI, encoded by the coding sequence GGCAACGAGGGATTTCAGAACATCAACTGGCAGATACCGAAAATCATAACAGGTAATGTTCCGGGGTTCGACACGCTGGCGACGAGCTTGATGAAAGAAACGTTCAAAAACAAAGGAGTCGCGACCATCGAGGAGCTGCGCGAGCTGTGTATCGATTGTGGGGTGAAGTTTATCGCGTGCCAGATGACGATGGATGTGTTTGGATTTTCGAAAGAAGACTTCATAGACGGCGTAGAGTTCGCGGGAGCTGCCATGTTTCTCGAGTACGCAGCCGACGCCGATATTCAGTTGTTCATCTGA